A portion of the Rhodococcus pseudokoreensis genome contains these proteins:
- a CDS encoding branched-chain amino acid ABC transporter permease/ATP-binding protein → MDTLLPFIVAGLVTGSVLGLAGTGLVLTYKTSGLFNIGHGAIAAAAAYIFYWLHVELAMNWWLAMLLSVLVFGPLSGLVLSAVSLKLSNQRPAFKVVATVGIVLLVQGLSTVKFGFNPLRPEPFLPGATTITRIAGVNVTYAQLTIIVISLVIVAALFYFFRFSRVGLAMRAVVNDPDLVALHGTSPQAVQRLSWGIGASLAALSGVLIAPTAGIEAVAMTFLFVQAFGAAALGGFSNIPLTYVGALVIGVASSLFTKFAIDIPSLQGMSTALPFIVLIVALMVTPKRHLDTPARAEQAPKIPYHGPPSTRLIGGAVVLIFLLLGPQIFSSNLTFLTVGLTQAIVLLSLGLVVRTGGMVSLCQAVFAAIGAVTFAQISAHWGLPWLVGVLLSALVVVPVAALLALPAIRLQGLFLALATLGFGLSAEAWLYQKSWFFGTTGTGLPMPRPGDAGDEAWYYIVLAFFVVTALVMVLIHQSRLGRVLRGLSEATLAVRTLGLNTNLLRLIVFCIAGYIAGIGGTLYGSTIHYAVLGDSNYAAYYSLVLVATLALMPFREPWYAVVGVVSAMIPAYWHSETATPWLSVLFGVGAIMIATRGGADTLPQRARDFIETHFRRRKEAPNVAVADDPWQIPSAATGLEIRDLTIKYGGRTALDKAVLTAPVGQITGLIGPNGAGKTTLFNAASGLLTPTTGQVMLHGQDVTGLGAAARGRRGLGRTFQLMQLADSLTVAQNVALGVESGMAGSSLRGQLIATRKERRATREAAEYAMELCGIADLRDVNAGELSTGQRRLVELARCLSGPFDVLLLDEPSSGLDPVETEKFGETLTQIVETRGCGILLVEHDMALVLRICAQIHVLDFGKMLFHGTPSEVRNSPVVQAAYLGSETDAEIEIADDLIEEMVR, encoded by the coding sequence GTGGACACTCTCCTGCCCTTCATCGTCGCCGGACTGGTGACCGGATCTGTGCTCGGCCTCGCCGGGACCGGGCTGGTTCTGACGTACAAGACGTCCGGCCTGTTCAACATCGGCCATGGCGCGATCGCCGCCGCGGCCGCCTACATCTTCTACTGGCTCCATGTCGAGCTCGCCATGAACTGGTGGCTCGCGATGCTGCTGTCGGTCCTGGTGTTCGGCCCGCTGAGCGGCCTGGTCCTCTCTGCGGTGAGTCTCAAACTGAGCAACCAGAGGCCCGCCTTCAAGGTGGTGGCCACGGTGGGCATCGTCCTGCTCGTCCAGGGCCTGTCCACGGTCAAGTTCGGATTCAACCCGCTGCGGCCCGAGCCGTTCCTGCCCGGCGCCACCACGATCACGCGGATCGCCGGCGTCAACGTGACCTATGCCCAGCTGACGATCATCGTGATCTCGTTGGTGATCGTCGCCGCGCTGTTCTATTTCTTCCGCTTCAGCCGGGTCGGCCTGGCCATGCGCGCGGTGGTCAACGATCCCGACCTCGTCGCCCTGCACGGCACCAGCCCGCAGGCCGTCCAGCGGCTGTCCTGGGGCATCGGCGCCTCGCTCGCGGCACTGTCGGGCGTGCTGATCGCTCCGACCGCCGGCATCGAGGCGGTCGCGATGACCTTCCTGTTCGTACAGGCCTTCGGCGCCGCCGCCCTGGGCGGGTTCTCGAACATCCCGTTGACCTACGTCGGCGCGCTGGTGATCGGCGTCGCCTCGAGCCTCTTCACCAAGTTCGCGATCGACATCCCGTCCCTGCAGGGCATGTCGACGGCGCTGCCCTTCATCGTCCTGATCGTCGCTCTCATGGTGACGCCCAAGCGGCACCTCGACACGCCGGCGCGAGCCGAGCAGGCGCCCAAGATCCCGTACCACGGCCCGCCCAGCACTCGTCTCATCGGCGGTGCCGTCGTGCTGATCTTCCTGCTCCTCGGTCCGCAGATCTTCTCCTCCAACCTGACCTTCCTGACCGTCGGCCTCACGCAGGCGATCGTGCTGCTCTCGCTCGGTCTGGTCGTACGCACCGGTGGCATGGTCTCGCTGTGCCAGGCCGTTTTCGCCGCGATCGGTGCCGTCACCTTCGCCCAGATCAGTGCTCACTGGGGTCTGCCGTGGCTGGTCGGCGTTCTGCTCTCCGCCCTGGTCGTCGTCCCGGTGGCGGCGCTGCTCGCACTGCCGGCCATCCGCCTGCAGGGACTCTTCCTCGCCCTGGCCACACTCGGTTTCGGCCTGTCCGCGGAGGCCTGGCTCTACCAGAAGAGCTGGTTCTTCGGTACGACGGGCACCGGCCTGCCGATGCCGCGACCGGGCGACGCCGGCGACGAGGCGTGGTACTACATCGTGCTCGCCTTCTTCGTCGTCACCGCACTCGTGATGGTGCTCATCCACCAGAGCCGGCTGGGCCGGGTGCTGCGCGGACTGTCGGAGGCGACGCTCGCGGTGCGCACCCTCGGACTCAACACCAACCTGTTGCGCCTCATCGTCTTCTGCATCGCCGGCTACATCGCCGGTATCGGCGGCACGCTCTACGGAAGCACCATCCACTACGCGGTGCTCGGCGACAGCAACTACGCCGCCTACTACTCGCTGGTCCTGGTCGCCACGCTGGCACTGATGCCGTTCCGCGAGCCGTGGTACGCGGTCGTGGGCGTCGTCTCGGCGATGATCCCGGCGTACTGGCACAGCGAGACCGCTACGCCGTGGCTCAGCGTGCTCTTCGGCGTCGGCGCCATCATGATCGCCACCCGCGGCGGCGCGGACACCCTCCCGCAGCGTGCCCGCGACTTCATCGAGACCCACTTCCGGCGTCGTAAGGAGGCACCGAACGTCGCCGTCGCCGACGATCCGTGGCAGATCCCGTCGGCGGCGACCGGCCTGGAGATCCGCGACCTGACGATCAAGTACGGCGGTCGGACCGCGCTCGACAAGGCGGTGCTGACGGCTCCGGTCGGCCAGATCACCGGTCTGATCGGCCCCAACGGTGCGGGCAAGACCACGCTGTTCAACGCGGCGAGCGGCCTGCTCACCCCGACAACCGGCCAGGTCATGCTGCACGGCCAGGACGTCACCGGCCTCGGTGCCGCCGCCCGCGGCCGCCGCGGTCTCGGCCGGACCTTCCAGCTCATGCAGTTGGCGGATTCGCTCACGGTGGCGCAGAACGTCGCGCTCGGCGTCGAGTCCGGCATGGCCGGCTCCAGCCTGCGCGGTCAACTGATCGCGACCCGGAAGGAACGCAGGGCGACCCGGGAGGCGGCCGAGTACGCGATGGAGCTGTGCGGGATCGCAGATCTGCGTGACGTGAACGCGGGCGAGCTCTCCACCGGACAGCGGCGCCTCGTCGAGCTGGCCCGCTGCCTCAGCGGCCCCTTCGACGTCCTGCTGCTGGACGAGCCGTCCTCCGGCCTGGATCCGGTGGAGACGGAGAAGTTCGGCGAGACCCTGACCCAGATCGTCGAGACCCGCGGTTGCGGGATCCTGCTGGTCGAGCACGACATGGCTCTCGTGCTCAGGATCTGCGCCCAGATCCACGTCCTCGACTTCGGCAAGATGCTCTTCCACGGCACGCCGAGCGAGGTCCGCAACAGCCCCGTCGTCCAGGCGGCGTATCTCGGCTCCGAGACCGACGCCGAGATCGAGATCGCCGACGACCTCATCGAGGAGATGGTCCGATGA
- a CDS encoding SDR family NAD(P)-dependent oxidoreductase, translating into MNAPVSGTCRRFDDHVVLVTGATSGLGEACALRLAAEGADVVVTGRRADRCAEVAEEVRRHGGRCLSVPGDITDPAHPGRLVEATLAEFGRLDGAVNNAGVSPAPRPAAEYPDELWNDTIALDLTAVFRCQRAELEAMVAAGHGAIVNVASYAATTVQTRGIASYAAAKHGVLGLTRSAARDHAADGVRVNAVGPGHMRTAMIDRLLDPEGEERLRTRIPMGRISAPEEVAAVVAFLLSRDASFVTGQIVVADGGLSI; encoded by the coding sequence GTGAACGCGCCCGTGAGCGGGACCTGCCGCCGATTCGACGACCACGTGGTCCTGGTGACCGGGGCGACCAGCGGCCTGGGCGAGGCCTGCGCACTGCGACTCGCCGCGGAGGGCGCCGACGTGGTGGTCACAGGCCGGCGCGCGGACCGCTGTGCGGAAGTGGCCGAGGAGGTGCGCCGGCACGGCGGGCGATGCCTCAGCGTTCCCGGCGACATCACCGACCCCGCCCATCCCGGGCGTCTGGTAGAGGCGACCCTGGCCGAATTCGGCCGGCTCGACGGCGCCGTGAACAACGCCGGAGTCAGCCCAGCCCCGCGACCGGCGGCCGAGTATCCGGACGAGCTGTGGAACGACACGATCGCACTGGACCTGACGGCCGTATTCCGCTGCCAACGTGCGGAACTCGAAGCGATGGTCGCGGCCGGCCACGGCGCGATCGTCAACGTCGCCTCCTACGCAGCCACGACGGTTCAGACGCGGGGAATCGCCTCCTATGCTGCGGCCAAGCACGGGGTACTCGGCCTGACCCGGTCGGCGGCACGCGACCATGCGGCCGACGGGGTGCGGGTGAACGCGGTCGGACCCGGGCACATGCGCACGGCGATGATCGACCGGCTGCTCGACCCCGAGGGCGAGGAGCGGCTGCGGACGCGCATTCCGATGGGCCGCATCTCGGCCCCGGAAGAGGTCGCCGCCGTGGTGGCGTTCCTACTGTCTCGGGACGCCTCGTTCGTGACGGGGCAGATCGTCGTGGCCGACGGCGGACTCTCGATCTGA
- a CDS encoding ABC transporter ATP-binding protein: MTERQTTTEAAGGVALTGTPALELRNVNASYGTTSVLRDVSLRVEPGSVTALIGPNGAGKTTSLRVASGLIRPSSGEVLIDGDEVTRTSAARRSRAGLCHVPEGRGVYRNLTVRENLLMQSNAFNAQESIEIATGVFPRLGERLNQKAGTMSGGEQQMLALSAAYVANPRLVLVDEPSLGLAPIIVDLVFDFLRTLREKGVALLLVDQYALRTLSIADHAYVLRRGEIAYDGSAETLLQGNVLDQYIGDGAA; encoded by the coding sequence ATGACCGAACGACAGACGACGACCGAGGCCGCAGGGGGAGTCGCCCTCACCGGGACTCCGGCCCTCGAACTGCGCAATGTCAACGCCAGCTACGGGACCACCTCGGTGCTGCGGGATGTGTCCCTGCGGGTGGAGCCGGGTTCGGTGACGGCCCTGATCGGCCCGAACGGTGCCGGCAAGACCACGTCGCTGCGCGTCGCCTCGGGGCTGATTCGACCCTCGTCGGGCGAGGTGCTGATCGACGGTGACGAGGTCACGCGGACCTCGGCGGCGCGGCGCTCGCGCGCGGGACTGTGCCACGTACCCGAAGGCCGGGGCGTCTACCGCAACCTCACCGTGCGGGAGAACTTGCTGATGCAGTCCAACGCATTCAACGCCCAGGAGAGCATCGAGATCGCGACCGGCGTCTTCCCGCGTCTGGGCGAGCGGCTGAACCAGAAGGCCGGCACCATGTCGGGCGGTGAGCAGCAGATGCTCGCGCTGTCAGCCGCCTACGTCGCCAACCCGCGTCTGGTTCTCGTCGACGAGCCCTCGCTCGGACTGGCGCCGATCATCGTGGACCTGGTCTTCGACTTCCTCCGCACCCTGCGCGAGAAGGGCGTCGCGCTACTCCTCGTCGACCAGTACGCGCTGCGCACCCTGTCGATCGCCGACCACGCCTACGTACTGCGCCGCGGCGAGATCGCCTACGACGGCAGCGCTGAGACCCTGCTTCAGGGCAACGTCCTCGATCAGTACATCGGCGACGGCGCCGCCTGA
- a CDS encoding enoyl-CoA hydratase-related protein, which translates to MTDPRAEEGRPGGAVRVRAVGPVLQVTLDRPHKRNAVDPAMTLGLEAAFARLEADPDLRVCVLAAAGDFFCAGSDLVLGAGPHTADGGQYGMIRRSRTKPLVAAVDGPALGGGFEMVLAADLVVASCNAWFALPEGARGRLPGAGGLMRAPARLPRNVAVEMMLTGARLDAARAYDLGLVNRLVEPGAVLRTAFDLALDAIASAPESVAQILRGLERIEEPGEELGWGVTAEAMDVVRGSSDHTEGTAAFVERRPPRWGLSAAQRAAIVGAATPPPAGS; encoded by the coding sequence ATGACTGATCCTCGTGCGGAGGAGGGACGGCCCGGCGGCGCGGTCCGTGTCCGGGCAGTCGGACCGGTGCTGCAGGTCACCCTCGACCGACCACACAAGCGCAACGCGGTGGACCCGGCGATGACCCTCGGCCTGGAGGCGGCATTCGCCCGGCTGGAGGCGGATCCCGACCTTCGGGTCTGCGTCCTGGCAGCGGCCGGCGACTTCTTCTGCGCCGGAAGCGATCTCGTCCTGGGCGCGGGCCCGCATACCGCCGATGGCGGGCAGTACGGCATGATCCGGCGCTCCCGCACCAAGCCTCTCGTCGCCGCGGTCGACGGGCCTGCGCTGGGCGGCGGCTTCGAGATGGTGCTCGCGGCCGATCTCGTAGTGGCGTCGTGCAACGCCTGGTTCGCGCTCCCCGAGGGCGCTCGGGGACGGCTGCCGGGCGCGGGCGGACTGATGCGCGCTCCGGCGCGACTGCCCCGCAACGTGGCCGTCGAAATGATGCTCACCGGCGCCCGTCTGGATGCCGCGCGCGCCTACGACCTGGGACTGGTCAATCGGCTGGTGGAGCCCGGAGCGGTGCTCCGGACCGCGTTCGACCTCGCACTGGATGCGATCGCGAGCGCACCCGAGTCGGTGGCCCAGATCCTGCGCGGACTGGAGCGGATCGAGGAGCCCGGTGAGGAGCTGGGCTGGGGGGTCACCGCAGAGGCGATGGACGTCGTGCGCGGCTCGTCGGACCATACGGAGGGCACTGCCGCGTTCGTCGAGCGGCGCCCACCCCGCTGGGGGCTCAGCGCGGCGCAGCGAGCCGCGATCGTCGGCGCGGCGACTCCGCCGCCTGCCGGCTCGTGA
- a CDS encoding PDR/VanB family oxidoreductase, whose amino-acid sequence MTQTGVLRDPLSADPDRLFDATVRAVVAEADGVRSFELVRADGGAMPAWTPGAHVDLVLGNGVERQYSLCGDPADLSSWRVAVLREPESRGGSSYLHDTVVAGHAVRLRGPRNEFALEEASRHLFIAGGIGITPLLTMIAELEGRGADWQLVYGGRRRASMAFRGELERYGDRATLWPEDERGLIDLAGLLGEPVEGTAVYCCGPGVLIDAVEAQCAEWPTGALRVERFRPKEGALDGPTTSFEVVLDASGLTMTVGPDESIADVLERAGVDIFTSCREGTCGTCETAVLGGEPDHRDSLLTEDERAANDVMMICCSRSKGPRLVLDL is encoded by the coding sequence ATGACACAGACCGGAGTACTGAGGGATCCCCTGTCGGCCGACCCGGATCGGCTCTTCGATGCGACCGTGCGAGCAGTCGTCGCCGAGGCCGACGGTGTGCGCTCGTTCGAGCTGGTGCGCGCCGACGGGGGTGCGATGCCCGCGTGGACGCCCGGTGCGCACGTCGATCTGGTGCTCGGGAACGGCGTCGAGCGGCAGTACTCGCTGTGCGGCGATCCGGCCGACCTGTCGTCGTGGCGGGTGGCCGTCCTGCGCGAGCCGGAGAGCAGGGGCGGTTCGTCGTACCTGCACGACACGGTCGTGGCCGGACACGCCGTCCGCCTGCGCGGCCCCCGCAACGAGTTCGCGCTGGAGGAAGCTTCGCGCCACCTCTTCATCGCCGGTGGCATCGGCATCACGCCGCTGCTGACCATGATCGCCGAACTGGAGGGCCGCGGGGCCGACTGGCAGCTGGTGTACGGCGGCAGGCGCCGAGCGTCGATGGCCTTCCGCGGCGAGTTGGAGCGCTACGGGGACCGGGCCACGCTGTGGCCCGAGGACGAGCGCGGCCTGATCGACTTGGCCGGACTGCTCGGCGAGCCGGTCGAGGGCACGGCGGTCTACTGCTGCGGTCCCGGCGTGCTGATCGACGCGGTCGAGGCGCAGTGCGCCGAGTGGCCCACCGGAGCCCTGCGCGTCGAGCGATTCCGGCCCAAGGAAGGTGCCCTCGACGGCCCGACGACCTCCTTCGAGGTGGTGCTCGACGCGTCCGGCCTCACCATGACGGTGGGACCCGACGAGTCCATCGCCGACGTCCTCGAGCGTGCAGGCGTAGACATTTTCACGTCCTGCCGCGAGGGCACCTGCGGTACCTGCGAGACCGCCGTCCTGGGCGGCGAGCCGGACCATCGCGACTCCCTGCTGACCGAGGACGAGCGCGCCGCGAACGACGTGATGATGATCTGCTGCTCCCGCTCCAAGGGCCCGCGCCTCGTCCTCGACCTGTGA
- a CDS encoding nuclear transport factor 2 family protein, giving the protein MTATLDLALLADKMELTELVAKLERAVDRMDRDGILACYSEKSFDDHGRFRGSREEFAEFICNNPGFTSASSFIYHLMGQSIFDVEGDEAYGESYFAYWMQTAEDRLYQSIGRYLDYFQRTEDGWKITYRRVVMEWDGTVPCQNAVPGGHFRGTRDQNDPLYKRLKWPENPETATSIG; this is encoded by the coding sequence ATGACTGCCACGCTTGACCTGGCGCTGCTGGCCGACAAGATGGAGCTCACCGAACTGGTGGCCAAGCTCGAGCGCGCCGTGGACCGGATGGACCGCGACGGGATACTGGCCTGCTATTCCGAGAAGTCCTTCGACGACCACGGCCGCTTCCGGGGGAGCCGCGAGGAGTTCGCCGAGTTCATCTGTAACAACCCCGGTTTCACGTCGGCCTCCAGCTTCATCTACCACCTGATGGGCCAGTCGATCTTCGACGTCGAGGGCGACGAGGCATACGGCGAGTCGTACTTCGCCTACTGGATGCAGACCGCCGAAGACCGGCTCTACCAGTCGATCGGGCGCTATCTCGATTACTTCCAGCGCACCGAGGACGGCTGGAAGATCACCTACCGCCGCGTGGTGATGGAGTGGGACGGGACGGTGCCCTGCCAGAATGCCGTGCCGGGCGGCCACTTCCGGGGCACGCGCGACCAGAACGATCCGCTGTACAAGCGCCTGAAGTGGCCGGAGAACCCGGAGACCGCGACGTCGATCGGCTGA
- a CDS encoding ABC transporter substrate-binding protein: MSSRILTLNKAMRVGAVFAVAGVASVALTACGGSSNDTSTSGLSSGGSSSSLTGTPIKIGYVASKSGAQATNGLAAEAVAHAWQESTNASGGILGHPVEIDMVDSKNTVPGATSAAKAFLADDSVDAIFMTDLVAEGAMADLFKDTPVPVISGGGSSDLLWSKVPGVFQNVSGSDYTIKSYIDQSKAAGAKSFGWAACAEVAVCATNGEKAEDYVKSIGMTATGVQQFSASATDYTAQCLAFTGKDTDAIAFNIGYAVGARVATDCLQQGYDGIFSVINSGFDQEAFSKVSGFKSAGGTQGFPWWSDDAKVVAYRDAMNKYSPDGVYTSGNSTAIWSSFELLQKALENAKPAEINRSTVMDAMYTIKDETLDGLLPEPITYTKGQPSKPVGCNWLFTFNAGDDNPEGIAPATSGNSATGDLASTCGGYLPGLGI; encoded by the coding sequence GTGTCATCCAGGATTCTCACCCTCAACAAGGCAATGCGGGTCGGTGCCGTGTTCGCCGTGGCCGGCGTGGCCAGCGTGGCACTCACAGCGTGCGGCGGCAGCAGCAACGACACATCCACGTCAGGCCTCAGCAGCGGCGGCAGCTCGTCGAGCTTGACCGGAACGCCGATCAAGATCGGTTATGTCGCTTCCAAGTCCGGCGCCCAGGCCACGAACGGCCTCGCGGCCGAGGCCGTCGCACACGCCTGGCAGGAGTCCACCAACGCAAGCGGCGGCATCCTCGGTCACCCGGTCGAGATCGACATGGTCGACTCCAAGAACACCGTTCCGGGCGCCACCTCGGCGGCCAAGGCATTCCTCGCCGACGACAGCGTCGACGCCATCTTCATGACCGATCTGGTCGCCGAGGGGGCGATGGCTGATCTGTTCAAGGACACTCCTGTCCCGGTGATCAGTGGCGGCGGCTCCAGCGACCTGCTCTGGTCGAAGGTCCCCGGCGTCTTCCAGAACGTCTCCGGTTCGGACTACACCATCAAGTCCTACATCGACCAGTCCAAGGCGGCAGGTGCGAAGAGTTTCGGCTGGGCCGCCTGCGCCGAGGTCGCCGTCTGCGCGACCAACGGTGAAAAGGCCGAGGACTACGTCAAGTCCATCGGCATGACCGCGACCGGCGTGCAGCAGTTCTCGGCGTCGGCCACCGACTACACCGCCCAGTGCCTGGCCTTCACCGGCAAGGACACCGATGCGATCGCGTTCAACATCGGCTATGCCGTCGGCGCCCGTGTCGCGACCGACTGCCTGCAACAGGGCTACGACGGCATCTTCTCGGTCATCAACTCAGGTTTCGACCAGGAGGCGTTCAGCAAGGTCTCCGGCTTCAAGTCGGCCGGTGGCACTCAGGGCTTCCCGTGGTGGTCCGACGACGCGAAGGTCGTGGCCTACCGCGACGCCATGAACAAGTACTCGCCCGACGGCGTCTACACCTCGGGTAATTCCACCGCCATCTGGTCCAGCTTCGAACTGCTCCAGAAGGCACTGGAGAACGCCAAGCCGGCCGAGATCAACCGGTCGACGGTGATGGACGCGATGTACACCATCAAGGACGAGACCCTCGACGGCCTGCTCCCGGAGCCGATCACCTACACCAAGGGCCAGCCCTCCAAGCCGGTCGGCTGCAACTGGCTGTTCACCTTCAACGCCGGCGACGACAACCCCGAGGGCATCGCGCCGGCAACGTCCGGCAACAGTGCGACGGGCGACCTCGCCAGCACCTGCGGCGGCTACCTGCCCGGCCTGGGCATCTGA
- a CDS encoding amidohydrolase family protein, with the protein MTPTRLIDAQIHVWKASTPDRPWPLDAIEPQRPVPLEVPEVLDEMAAAGVSGALLLGPTWEGSRNDYVLEVAAADPARFGAICRFATGDPEAVERLAQWRDIAGMRAIRMSLNRGDVEGTLEAARRSGFFAAAERYGVPLSIYAPGRYGLYAGLAEEFPGLKIAVDHAAVETAEVPLPEAVAPLADLGRYPGIAVKASALPCFLREPHPFPSITEAIYRLVESFGAERVFFGSDLSRLTVPYAELSDVFVARLPALSEAERALVAGRALTTWLDWPEPFDD; encoded by the coding sequence ATGACTCCAACTCGATTGATCGACGCTCAGATCCATGTCTGGAAGGCCTCGACGCCGGACCGTCCCTGGCCCCTCGACGCCATCGAGCCCCAGCGGCCCGTTCCGCTGGAGGTGCCCGAGGTGCTGGACGAGATGGCCGCTGCCGGGGTCAGCGGTGCTCTCCTGCTCGGGCCGACCTGGGAGGGATCGCGCAACGACTACGTGCTCGAGGTGGCAGCGGCCGACCCGGCGCGTTTCGGCGCGATCTGCCGCTTCGCCACCGGCGACCCGGAAGCGGTCGAGCGGCTGGCGCAGTGGCGCGACATCGCGGGGATGCGGGCCATCAGGATGTCGCTCAACCGCGGCGACGTCGAGGGGACGCTGGAAGCGGCGCGACGCAGCGGGTTCTTCGCGGCCGCCGAGCGCTACGGCGTGCCCCTCAGCATCTACGCCCCCGGTCGCTACGGGCTCTACGCCGGACTGGCCGAGGAGTTCCCGGGTCTGAAGATCGCCGTCGACCATGCTGCCGTCGAGACCGCCGAGGTTCCCCTGCCCGAGGCGGTGGCGCCGCTCGCCGACCTGGGCCGCTATCCCGGCATCGCGGTCAAGGCATCGGCGCTGCCGTGCTTCCTACGCGAGCCGCACCCGTTCCCGTCCATCACCGAGGCGATCTACCGGTTGGTGGAGTCGTTCGGCGCCGAACGTGTCTTCTTCGGATCCGATCTGTCGCGGCTGACGGTGCCCTATGCCGAGCTGTCGGACGTCTTCGTCGCTCGTCTCCCCGCGCTGAGCGAGGCCGAGCGCGCACTGGTCGCCGGTCGGGCGCTGACCACCTGGCTGGACTGGCCCGAGCCCTTCGATGACTGA
- a CDS encoding epoxyqueuosine reductase → MYITLIDERVAKMAPEFTRNGLQRAALKWGHQFSTLLYPVARKTLPYRPKMWWIPRLPIWAHPRRAPHSRPWSTPVPAPADELRTGPGVQLIPEAQQRAFDEAPLHDFIRLHPEMRGEHSPTGHMWISLLSTSPRVQGAARRRAQANRRPEATAPAARVTPAALTEAMKREAARLGLAAVGVTAYDIKYNYAEYHGLAVGDTIIVGIVEQNFDSTQMCPSLRSEKAALSAYAGLEDRMRLLAEWIREQGYAARAEGFVGESMVIPYAVQAGLGQLGLNGQLLTPNAGSRCRIEVMSTDAPFLHDTPVDFGIEGVCDKCQICVRRCPAGAIPAIRKESRGVVKAKLNTKRCLPVMGKTAGCSVCMKVCPVQRYGLPAVLQEFEATGRVLGKDTDDLEGFDWPLDGRHYGPGERPRLAAEVFETPGFEFDPGRKVPLDWVDPTGTNTEALGY, encoded by the coding sequence ATGTACATAACATTGATCGACGAGAGGGTGGCGAAGATGGCCCCAGAGTTCACCCGCAACGGCCTGCAGCGCGCAGCGCTGAAGTGGGGGCATCAGTTCAGCACTCTGCTCTACCCCGTCGCGCGCAAGACGCTGCCGTATCGCCCGAAGATGTGGTGGATCCCGCGACTGCCGATCTGGGCCCACCCGAGGCGCGCACCGCACAGTCGCCCGTGGAGCACGCCGGTCCCGGCACCGGCCGACGAGCTGCGCACCGGCCCCGGCGTCCAACTGATTCCCGAAGCGCAGCAGCGCGCGTTCGACGAGGCTCCGCTGCACGACTTCATCCGCCTCCACCCGGAGATGCGCGGAGAGCACAGCCCCACCGGCCACATGTGGATCTCGCTGCTCTCGACGTCGCCGCGTGTCCAGGGCGCCGCCCGCCGCCGCGCGCAGGCAAACCGCCGCCCCGAAGCCACCGCACCGGCCGCGCGGGTGACGCCGGCAGCACTCACCGAGGCGATGAAGCGCGAGGCGGCGCGCCTCGGCCTCGCCGCGGTCGGCGTCACCGCCTACGACATCAAGTACAACTACGCCGAGTACCACGGCCTCGCCGTCGGCGACACGATCATCGTCGGCATCGTCGAGCAGAACTTCGACTCCACCCAGATGTGCCCGAGCCTGCGGTCGGAGAAGGCCGCCCTCTCCGCGTACGCGGGACTCGAGGACCGGATGCGCCTGCTCGCCGAGTGGATCCGGGAACAGGGCTACGCCGCCAGGGCCGAAGGCTTCGTGGGCGAGTCCATGGTGATCCCGTACGCCGTCCAGGCAGGGCTCGGCCAGCTCGGGCTCAACGGCCAGTTGTTGACGCCGAACGCCGGGTCGCGCTGTCGCATCGAGGTGATGTCGACCGACGCGCCGTTCCTCCACGACACCCCGGTGGACTTCGGAATCGAGGGCGTGTGCGACAAGTGCCAGATCTGCGTGCGCCGGTGTCCGGCGGGCGCGATCCCGGCGATCCGCAAGGAGAGCCGCGGCGTCGTCAAGGCGAAGCTCAACACCAAGCGCTGCCTGCCGGTGATGGGCAAGACCGCCGGCTGCTCGGTCTGCATGAAGGTCTGCCCCGTGCAGCGGTACGGCCTCCCCGCCGTCCTCCAGGAGTTCGAGGCCACCGGCCGCGTCCTGGGCAAGGACACCGACGACCTGGAAGGCTTCGACTGGCCACTGGACGGCAGGCACTACGGGCCCGGTGAGCGGCCCCGGCTCGCTGCCGAGGTCTTCGAGACGCCGGGCTTCGAGTTCGATCCGGGCCGCAAGGTGCCGCTGGACTGGGTGGACCCGACCGGGACGAACACTGAGGCGCTCGGCTACTGA
- a CDS encoding ferredoxin, whose amino-acid sequence MKLAVDLNQCENHGQCTFATPSLFSLTDEGLLSFRSTAQDEYVSADLTEADAEAAAAAVDMCPMQAISLRG is encoded by the coding sequence ATGAAGCTCGCCGTCGACCTCAATCAGTGCGAAAACCACGGTCAGTGCACGTTCGCGACGCCGTCCCTCTTCTCGCTCACCGACGAGGGCCTGTTGTCGTTCCGGTCCACGGCCCAGGACGAATACGTCTCCGCCGATCTCACCGAGGCCGACGCCGAGGCGGCGGCCGCCGCCGTCGACATGTGCCCCATGCAGGCGATCAGCCTGCGCGGGTGA